From one Triticum aestivum cultivar Chinese Spring chromosome 4B, IWGSC CS RefSeq v2.1, whole genome shotgun sequence genomic stretch:
- the LOC123092090 gene encoding uncharacterized protein, whose translation MEALSEIRAEETRLRGAGLLEVPSVLATRSSSTPPAAPTPSRSSAPPLLPTPSGGSGRPRPHCDYCNNDGQIESQCYMKRKHLRKARSSSSGTSSSTSTTSAIALTEQDILRLKRLLAVSGSSSTGTAGSVTDASRPAQPPSTQPGPSHAHSGWGWPSSP comes from the exons atggaggcgctttctgagattcgtgccgaggagactcgcttacgtggtgctggtttgctggaggttccctctgtgctcgctactcggTCTTCTTCCACGCCACCTGCTGCACCGACCccttctcgctcgagtgctccgccaCTCTTGCCtactccttctggaggctcaggtcgcccccgtccacattgcgactactgcaacaatgatggtcagattgagtcccagtgctacatgaagaggaaacacctgcgcaaggcgcgatcatcatcttcagggacttcgtcatctacctcgacaacttcagccattgctttgactgagcaggatattctgagacttaagcgtctgctcgcggtttcaggttcttcctcgacgggtactgctggttctgtgactgatgcttcccgccCTGCGCAACCGCCCTCTACACAGCCAG gaccgtcgcacgcacactctggttggggctggccctcgtcgccgtga